CGTTAATGTGGGGAGTGTCGGTCAGCCCAGGGATGGCGATAACCGGGCTTCTTACGCTGTTTATGATACGACGGCCCGCCAGTTTGAAATTCGTCGGGTGAACTATGATATTGAAACGGCCCAGAAAAAAATTATTGCGGCGGGCCTGCCTGAGCGTCTGGCCGTCCGTCTTGGGTTGGGGGTTTAGCTTTGCGAGAGGCGCCACGGACTTTATTCATCCTTGTTGATGGGCTCGGGATGGGCTTGGATAATCCTGAAGTAAACCCCGTCTACAGCGGTGTGTGTCCAAATTTGCTCAACCTGCTTAAAGTAAATGCCAGCTCCATTGATGCGGGCATGGGGGTCGAAGGGATACCTCAGAGTGCGACAGGGCAGACAGCACTGATGACCGGTGTCAATGCGGCGCGGCATATGGGGCGGCATGTGGCTGGATTCCCCGGCCCCTCACTCCAGAAGATTGTCCGGGCGAATAATATTTATGACAAACTTGGCGCGCTTGAATTTTCGTCGACCTTCGCCAATGCCTACTATGTTTCTGATGTTCGGGAGGTCGAAACCCGTAAGGTTCAGTCAGTGACGACGGTGGCGGCTTTAAAGGCTTTTGGGTGTGTACGGGACAAAGCCTTGATGGAGCAGGGAAAGGCCGTTTATCAGGATCTTACACGGGAGAGTCTTCGGTCGCGAGGATATGAGGGATCGCTGCAAACTCCAATTCAGGCGGCGCAAGCTTTGGTTTCGATTGCCCGGGAATATGATTTTACCCTGTTTGAATACTTTCAAACCGATCGGATGGGGCATAAAGGAACTTGGGACGACATGCTGCGTGTTTTGGGGACTTTTGATGAGTTTCTGGGTGAGGTGCTGGCGTTTACCCGGGAGGAAGGCGCGCTCTTCGTGCTGACCAGTGATCATGGAAATATTGAACGGTTTGGTTCCCGCTCCCATTCCCTTAATCCTGTACCATTAGTGGCTATAGGGCAGGGGAGTGATTACTTGAAAAGGACCATTTGTTCGGTGACGGACGTCACTCCTGCGTTAATTGATCTCTATTCTTGTAAAAATAGTTCGCAATAGAGATATGATGTGCTAAATATTGAACGTTTTTTTTTGAGGATCCCGGCATGAATTTAAAGAAGCTGTTATCTGAAGATACTATCATCGTCGATCTGAAGGGTACGACCAAAGAGGAAATCATCGAGGAGATGATTGATTTGCTCGTGGCCAGGGGGCGGGTTAAAGACCGTGATGCGGCCCTTAAGGCCGTGTTGGATCGTGAACAGAAGATGTCTACCGGCATGCAGCATGGAATTGCCATTCCCCATGGTAAAACGGATTCGGTCGAAAAGCTGGCAACGGCTCTTGCCTTGAAAAAAGAGGGTGTCGATTTCGCGTCAATGGATGGCAAGCCCTCAACCATTTTTGTCATGACCATTTCCTCCATCAGTCGTACCGGTCCGCATATTCAGTTCTTATCTGAAATCAGTCAGAT
The window above is part of the bacterium genome. Proteins encoded here:
- a CDS encoding alkaline phosphatase family protein, whose product is MREAPRTLFILVDGLGMGLDNPEVNPVYSGVCPNLLNLLKVNASSIDAGMGVEGIPQSATGQTALMTGVNAARHMGRHVAGFPGPSLQKIVRANNIYDKLGALEFSSTFANAYYVSDVREVETRKVQSVTTVAALKAFGCVRDKALMEQGKAVYQDLTRESLRSRGYEGSLQTPIQAAQALVSIAREYDFTLFEYFQTDRMGHKGTWDDMLRVLGTFDEFLGEVLAFTREEGALFVLTSDHGNIERFGSRSHSLNPVPLVAIGQGSDYLKRTICSVTDVTPALIDLYSCKNSSQ
- a CDS encoding PTS sugar transporter subunit IIA, with the translated sequence MNLKKLLSEDTIIVDLKGTTKEEIIEEMIDLLVARGRVKDRDAALKAVLDREQKMSTGMQHGIAIPHGKTDSVEKLATALALKKEGVDFASMDGKPSTIFVMTISSISRTGPHIQFLSEISQILNDSEKRDRILQSKTAAEVLDVLTN